The sequence below is a genomic window from Oscillospiraceae bacterium.
GTGTGGATCGACGCGCTGAGCAACTATATCAACGCCCTGGGCTACGAGAACGGCAAGTACGGCGATTTTGACAAGTTCTGGCCCGCCGACGTGCACTTTGTGGGCAAGGAGATCGTCCGCTTCCACTCCATCATCTGGCCCGCCATCCTCATGGCCCTGGATCTGCCCCTGCCCAAGAAGGTGTACGGCCACGGCTGGCTCCTGCTGGGCGGCGGCAAGATGAGCAAGTCCAAGGGCAACGTGGTGGACCCCATGGTGCTGGCCCCCCGCTACGGCGTGGACGCGCTGCGCTACTTCCTGCTGCGGGAGTTCCCCTTCGGCTCGGACGGCAACTTCTCCAACGAGGCCCTCATCACCCGCATCAACACCGACCTGGCCAACGACCTGGGCAACCTGGTCTCCCGCACCGTGACCATGGCGGGCAAGTATTTCGGCGGGCGCCTGCCGGAGGAGCAGACCGCCGACCCCATGGACGACGAGCTCACCGCCCTGTGCGGCGGCCTGCGGCGCAAGTACGAGGGCGAGATGGAGCAGTACGCCTTCCAGAACGCCCTGGTGGACGTGTTCCAGGTCATCTCCCGGGCCAACAAGTATATCGACGAGACCAAGCCCTGGGTGCTGGGCAAGGACGAGGCGTGCAAACCCCGGCTGGCCCGGGTGCTCTACAACCTGCTGGAGTGCGTGCGCATCTGCGCCGTGCTGCTGACCCCCTTCATGCCCGTGACCTGTGAGAAGATTTTTGCCCAGATCGGCGCGGACGAAACGCTGCGCACCTGGGAGAGCGCCGGGACCTTCGGCCTGCTGCCCGCCGCCGCCCGGGTGGAGCGGGGCGAGAACCTCTTCCCCCGCATCGACATGGCCAAGGAGCTGGCCGAGCTGGAGCAGGCCGCCGCGCCCGCGCCCGCCGAACCCGCCCCCGCCGAACCCAAGGAGCCCGACTATATCACCATCGACGACTTCGCCAAGGTGAAGTTCGTCACCGCCAAGGTGCTCGCCTGCGAGGCGGTGCCCAAGTCCAAGAAGCTGCTGCGCTTCTCCCTGGACTGCGGCGAGGGGGAGCCCCGGCAGATCCTCTCCGGCATCCACGAGTACTACGAGCCGGAGGCG
It includes:
- the metG gene encoding methionine--tRNA ligase, with amino-acid sequence MNNNKFYITTPIYYPSDKLHIGHTYCTVAADTMARYKRLQGFDVMFLTGTDEHGQKIEDKAREAGVTPKQFVDNIVEGKGGILDLWKLMNISNDRFIRTTDGYHEQSVQKIFKRLYEQGDIYKGKYVGKYCKPCESFWTETQLVDGKCPDCGREVVDAEEEAYFFRLSKYASRIQELLENTDFLQPRSRVNEMVNNFIKPGLEDLCVSRTSFSWGVPVDFDPGHVVYVWIDALSNYINALGYENGKYGDFDKFWPADVHFVGKEIVRFHSIIWPAILMALDLPLPKKVYGHGWLLLGGGKMSKSKGNVVDPMVLAPRYGVDALRYFLLREFPFGSDGNFSNEALITRINTDLANDLGNLVSRTVTMAGKYFGGRLPEEQTADPMDDELTALCGGLRRKYEGEMEQYAFQNALVDVFQVISRANKYIDETKPWVLGKDEACKPRLARVLYNLLECVRICAVLLTPFMPVTCEKIFAQIGADETLRTWESAGTFGLLPAAARVERGENLFPRIDMAKELAELEQAAAPAPAEPAPAEPKEPDYITIDDFAKVKFVTAKVLACEAVPKSKKLLRFSLDCGEGEPRQILSGIHEYYEPEALVGKTVVACTNLKPRKMMGIESNGMLISAVKEVDGAEQLHLLMLDDKVPAGFELS